One window from the genome of Breoghania sp. L-A4 encodes:
- the glmU gene encoding bifunctional UDP-N-acetylglucosamine diphosphorylase/glucosamine-1-phosphate N-acetyltransferase GlmU, whose translation MSARTCLIVILAAGLGTRMRSKTPKVLHPVGGRPMLAHVIATAHQAGADRLAVVCGPDMPQVADLVGAAGMPATLHVQHERKGTGHAVLAARAALERAADDVLVLFGDTPLITPGSIMRVREALAGGADLAVLGFEAADPTGYGRLLVKGGRLVAIREEKDASDSERLVTLCNSGVMGFSGSLLPELLDAIGNRNAQGEYYLTDAVEIANARGHTVVAETGHADEVLGVNNRAQLAQCEAIFQVRARHAAMLGGATLIAPETVFFSHDTKLGADVLIEPNVVFGPAVIVEDGATIRAFSHVEGAHVKSGAVVGPYARLRPGADVGENVRIGNFVEVKKAVLEAGAKVNHLSYIGDARVGAGANVGAGTITCNYDGFSKAHTDIGAGAFIGSNSALVAPVAVGDGAIVAAGSVIVDDVPADAFAVARGRQAVKPGWAAAFRAARRKKPKD comes from the coding sequence ATGAGCGCACGCACCTGTCTGATCGTCATCCTCGCCGCCGGCCTCGGCACCCGGATGCGCTCGAAGACCCCGAAAGTCCTGCATCCCGTCGGCGGTCGGCCGATGCTGGCGCATGTGATCGCCACCGCGCATCAGGCGGGCGCGGACCGTCTTGCGGTGGTGTGCGGGCCGGATATGCCGCAGGTGGCTGATCTTGTGGGCGCGGCCGGCATGCCCGCCACGCTGCACGTCCAGCATGAGCGCAAGGGAACCGGACATGCGGTTCTGGCGGCGCGCGCGGCGCTGGAGCGGGCGGCCGACGACGTGCTGGTGCTGTTCGGGGACACGCCTCTGATTACCCCCGGCTCCATCATGCGGGTGCGCGAAGCGCTGGCGGGTGGCGCCGATCTCGCGGTGCTGGGCTTTGAGGCGGCCGACCCCACCGGCTATGGCCGGCTTCTGGTCAAGGGCGGCCGGCTTGTCGCCATCCGCGAGGAAAAGGATGCAAGCGATTCAGAACGCTTGGTCACTCTTTGCAATTCGGGCGTCATGGGATTTTCGGGCAGCCTGCTGCCGGAGTTGCTCGACGCCATCGGCAATCGCAACGCGCAGGGCGAATATTATCTCACCGATGCGGTGGAGATCGCCAACGCGCGCGGCCACACCGTGGTCGCGGAAACCGGGCATGCGGACGAGGTTCTGGGCGTCAACAACCGCGCCCAACTGGCGCAATGCGAGGCGATCTTCCAGGTTCGTGCCCGCCATGCCGCGATGCTCGGCGGCGCCACGCTGATCGCGCCCGAGACCGTTTTCTTTTCCCATGACACGAAGCTGGGCGCGGACGTGCTGATCGAACCGAATGTCGTGTTCGGTCCCGCTGTCATTGTCGAGGACGGCGCGACGATCCGCGCTTTCAGCCATGTCGAGGGCGCGCATGTGAAGTCCGGCGCCGTCGTCGGTCCCTATGCCCGGTTGCGCCCGGGAGCGGATGTGGGCGAAAACGTCCGTATCGGCAATTTCGTCGAGGTGAAGAAGGCGGTGCTGGAGGCCGGCGCCAAGGTCAATCATCTCAGCTACATCGGCGACGCCCGGGTGGGTGCCGGCGCCAACGTCGGCGCGGGCACCATCACCTGCAACTATGACGGTTTCTCCAAGGCGCACACGGATATCGGCGCGGGCGCCTTCATCGGATCCAATTCGGCGCTTGTCGCGCCGGTGGCGGTTGGCGATGGCGCGATTGTCGCCGCCGGCAGTGTCATCGTCGATGACGTGCCGGCGGACGCCTTCGCCGTGGCGCGTGGCCGCCAGGCGGTCAAGCCGGGCTGGGCCGCCGCCTTCCGCGCGGCCAGGCGGAAGAAGCCGAAGGACTGA